In one Carassius carassius chromosome 48, fCarCar2.1, whole genome shotgun sequence genomic region, the following are encoded:
- the LOC132131307 gene encoding beta-1,3-galactosyltransferase 2-like — protein MVIMDWLATRFPQASYAMKIDSDMYINMKNLMSLLLAPNTPRENYITGYLMWNQNVIRNKKSKYYVSEDHVTKQVTKKWLEDHNIEVLDPWSGNSSDPSPIENLWCCLAQDRDLKCHIQTGFVLLVALTLSLSIIFFVYDFSFNPVKDHHTWFNLVNKIHKSYNVVTEGLSGKRFVWNFTTNQQIIQTITAQKHHISVHYHVAHPSNYHFILDEPDKCSQWDPFLVFMVPVAPHQVEARNAIRSTWGNESSVQGKAVLTLFLVGLTGGPEAQQKLEEESRQHRDLVQSNFVDSYFNLTIKTMVIMDWLATCCPRAAYAMKVDSDMYINMKNLMSLLLAPNTPRQNYITGYLMWNQNVIRNKKSKYYVSEELYPASKYPTYVLGVAYVFSNDLPKKVVEASKDMKPFNIEDAYVGTCLKRLGIKPSRAPDPSQFQTYMKDSKGHDLSKVITTIARSPKQIIEFWQKVKRHK, from the exons ATGGTGATCATGGACTGGTTGGCCACTCGTTTCCCTCAAGCATCTTATGCTATGAAGATTGATTCTGATATGTACATAAACATGAAGAACCTGATGAGCCTGCTATTGGCACCCAACACACCAAGAGAGAACTACATTACAGGCTACTTGATGTGGAACCAGAATGTCATTAGAAACAAAAAATCTAAGTATTATGTCTCAGAagaccatgtcacaaagcaagtgACAAAGAAGTGGCTCGAAGATCATAACATTGAAGTTTTGGATCCGTGGTCGGGTAACTCTTCGGATCCCagtcccatagagaacctgtg gtGCTGTTTGGCTCAGGATAGAGATTTAAAATGCCACATTCAAACAGGTTTTGTTCTGCTGGTTGCATTGACATTATCATTGTCCATCATCTTTTTTGTCTATGATTTCTCATTCAATCCAGTCAAAGACCATCACACTTGGTTTAACCTTGTAAATAAGATTCATAAGTCTTATAATGTGGTGACTGAAGGCTTGTCTGGCAAAAGATTTGTCTGGAATTTTACAACTAATCAACAAATCATTCAAACAATTACCGCACAAAAACATCACATTTCAGTGCATTATCATGTGGCTCATCCAAGCAACTATCATTTCATTCTGGACGAACCGGATAAATGTAGTCAGTGGGATCCGTTCCTGGTCTTTATGGTCCCTGTGGCGCCCCATCAGGTAGAGGCTCGTAACGCCATCCGGAGCACATGGGGGAATGAGAGCTCAGTGCAGGGAAAAGCAGTGCTGACTCTGTTCTTGGTGGGTTTGACTGGAGGACCTGAAGCTCAACAGAAGCTGGAGGAAGAGAGCCGTCAACACAGAGATTTAGTGCAGAGCAACTTTGTGGACTCCTACTTCAACCTGACCATAAAGACAATGGTGATCATGGACTGGTTAGCCACTTGTTGCCCTCGAGCAGCTTATGCTATGAAGGTGGATTCTGACATGTACATAAACATGAAGAACCTGATGAGCCTGCTATTGGCCCCCAACACACCCAGACAGAACTACATTACAGGCTATTTGATGTGGAACCAGAATGTCATTAGAAACAAAAAATCTAAGTATTATGTCTCAGAGGAGCTTTACCCCGCATCAAAATACCCCACATATGTGTTGGGAGTAGCATATGTGTTCTCCAATGATCTTCCAAAAAAAGTAGTTGAGGCTTCCAAGGACATGAAGCCATTTAACATAGAGGATGCGTATGTGGGCACTTGTCTGAAACGGCTGGGCATAAAACCTTCACGGGCTCCAGATCCTTCTCAATTTCAGACCTATATGAAGGATTCTAAAGGTCACGACCTTTCCAAGGTCATTACAACAATTGCAAGGTCACCAAAGCAGATAATAGAGTTCTGGCAAAAAGTAAAAAGACACAAGTGA